From a single Hypomesus transpacificus isolate Combined female chromosome 14, fHypTra1, whole genome shotgun sequence genomic region:
- the pard6a gene encoding partitioning defective 6 homolog alpha, with protein MVLSAGTHRANMSRNQRTPLKHTDNLVEVKSKFEAEYRRFALKRTGSGGFQEFYRLLQTVHRIPGVEVLLGYADVQGDLLPINNDDNFLKALSSANPLLRIIIQKRDVDEPVVFATNSLQRRRKGLAGLRPAQQKAKPGLLIGLPQDFRQISSIIDVDILPETHRRVRLHKHGSHKPLGFYIRDGVSVRVTQQGVEKVPGVFISRLVRGGLAESTGLLGVNDEILEVNGIDVSGKSLDQVTDMMVANSHNLIVTVKPANQRNNVVHRGSKASAANSSTGSAGSFVSRDSAPSPSSQSVSHSHYSNSNSVAEGDSDEDGDLIIESDGLPSYVPHPVSNGNGSHGDFPSASSPGHGPFPQSVSLPSSVSLSDSKASLSSLTTPTQNGSPAPSPARTSSSQESMREDGNIITL; from the exons ATGGTTCTATCCGCGGGAACACATCGCGCAAACATGTCAAGAAACCAGAGGACTCCGCTGAAACATACGGACAATTTAGTGGAGGTCAAGAGCAAG TTTGAGGCGGAATACAGGCGTTTCGCCCTGAAGAGGACCGGTTCCGGAGGGTTCCAGGAGTTCTACCGGCTGCTGCAGACGGTACACCGCATCCCCGGTGTGGAGGTGCTGTTGGGATACGCCGATGTACAAGGAGACCTCCTGCCCATCAACAATGACGACAACTTCCTGAAGGCCCTGTCCTCAGCCAATCCGCTGCTCCGAATCATCATCcagaagagag ATGTGGATGAGCCAGTGGTCTTTGCCACCAACTCTCTCCAGCGGAGGAGAAAGGGCCTGGCGGGGCTCCGCCCAGCTCAGCAGAAAGCCAAACCGGGACTCCTGATTGGTCTTCCCCAGGACTTCCGGCAGATTTCCTCCATCATCGACGTGGACATCCTGCCGGAGACCCACCGCCGTGTGCGTCTGCACAAGCACGGCTCCCACAAGCCCCTGGGCTTCTACATCCGAGACGGGGTGAGCGTGCGCGTGACGCAGCAGGGCGTGGAGAAGGTTCCGGGCGTGTTCATCTCCCGGCTGGTGAGGGGCGGGCTGGCGGAGAGCACGGGGCTGCTGGGGGTCAACGACGAGATCCTGGAGGTCAACGGCATTGACGTCAGCGGGAAATCCCTGGACCAAGTGACGGACATGATGGTGGCCAACAGCCACAACCTTATCGTCACCGTCAAACCGGCTAATCAGAGGAACAATGTGGTGCATCGTGGGAGCAAGGCGTCGGCGGCCAACAGCTCCACCGGCTCCGCTGGCTCCTTTGTCTCCCGTGACtccgcccccagcccctcctcccagaGCGTCAGCCACAGTCACTATAGCAACAGCAACAGCGTCGCCGAGGGCGACAGCGACGAGGACGGCGACCTCATCATCGAGAGCGACGGCCTGCCTTCCTACGTGCCACACCCCGTGTCCAATGGCAACGGTAGCCACGGCGACTTCCCGTCGGCCTCGTCCCCAGGGCACGGGCCCTTCCCCCAGAGCGTGTCGCTGCCCAGTAGCGTGTCGCTGTCGGACAGCAAGGCCTCGCTCAGCTCGCTGACCACGCCCACCCAGAACGgaagccccgcccccagcccgGCGAGAACCAGTAGCAGTcaagagagcatgagagaggacGGCAACATTATCACCTTGTAA